The sequence CCTATGCTTTTGCCGAGATTGTTTAACCGACCTGAAATAACGGTCATTACATTAAAACACAAAAAGGAGATATAAAAAATGGAAAACAAAAGACCTTTCAAAACAATTTACACTTGTTTCCCGCAAGGAAAACACAAGGTACTTACAATGAGTTACGATGACGGTAAGATTTTCGACAGAAAGCTTATCGAGATTTTCAACAAATACGGTATCAAGGGTACATTCCACCTTAACACAGGTATTATGCCTGTTGATGAGGACAGAATACAGCTTTCGGAAGTCAAGGAACTTTACAAAGGTCACGAAGTATCGTGCCATACAAGCACTCACCCAACTATTGAACGTTGTCCGCTTGACCAAGTTGTTCAGCAAGTAATTGAGGACAGAAAAGCACTTGAGGACGCAGTCGGCTATCCCGTAAGAGGTCTTAGCTACCCTAACGGCTCATACAGCAAGGATATTATCAATCTTCTTCCTGCCTGCGGCATAGAATACAGTCGTGTTGTCGGAAGTACGGACGATTTTGCATTTCCCGACAATTTTCTTGAATGGAAATCTACCTGTCACCACGGTCACAACCTTATGCAGAATGCAGAACGTTTTGCCGACCTACATAAGACACAATATCTTTATATGATGTACGTTTGGGGACACAGTTATGAATTTGACCGCGACAACAGCTGGGATTTAATCGAAGGTTTCTGTAAATTTATCGGTGGACGTGACGATATATGGTACGCTACAAATATTGAAATCGTTGACTATATGAATGCCGCAAAAAATCTTAAATACACCGCTAAGGGAGACAGAGTTTACAATCCTAACGCAATATCTGTATGGATTGAAGTTGACGGTCAACATTACGAAATCAAACCGGGAGAACTTAAAGAAATATGACGGAAAAAGAACTTTTTCCTCCTGTACGTGATTTATTCGTAAAACGCGGATACAAAGTCAATGCAGAGGTGCGTGACTGTGACGTTACCGCAACGAAAGACGACGAATTTATTATTATAGAGTTAAAGAAAAATTTATCCGTAACACTTTTGGCACAAGGTCTGAAAAGGCTCAAAACAGGTGCAGACGTATATATCGCCGTACCCAAGCCGAAAAAATATTCACTGAAAAAATTCCGCAACACATTTGCGGTGATAAAAAAACTTGAACTCGGACTTATATTCGTTTCAGTTCGCGGCAGTCATTCATTTGCGGAAATCGTATTTGAGCCGACCGAATTTAAACCGACAACACGCGACTATCGAAAAAGGCGTGAAATTCTCACAGAAATCAACGGCAGAACGATTGACACAAACACAGGCGGTGTGACGAACACCAAAATCATAACCGCTTACACCGAACAATGTATACATATCGCGTGTATCCTTGATATGTACGGCGATTTGTCGCCGAAACGCATAAAGGAAATCAGCGGTATTGACCGTGCGTATAATATTCTAAGAATGAATGTTTACGGTTGGTTTTATAACGTCAAAAAAGGAGTCTACGGTATAACGACAGAAGGACGCAAAGGACTTTTGGAATATCCCGAACTTGAAAAATACTATACCGAACTTTTACAAGAGAATACAGAAAACGGCTCACCTTTGTGAGCCGTTCAGACTGTCGACAAATTGTCCGGAACGTGCAATATATTATATTTTTATATTTTAAAGTTTAATTTATAGCTATAAAAAGCAACAGGCAAGCCTATCTTCGATATACGGCTTGCCTGTGCACTTTTTGTGAAAATAAACTCTAGCGTACAACCGTACGCCGACAAGTTCATTTTCGCAAAATCCGAACTGATTTCTCGACCTCTGCCAGCGTGTAGACACTTTTGTCTACACGCTGAACGGCTCACCTTTGTGAGCCGTTTTTTGAATTGCTTTTCTTTAATATTCTTGCTTCTTTTAAAAGATAATCTCTGTTGTTAAGGTTCGCATCTATGATAACCTCGTCTATCAACTTTCTCAGCACATCGCCGATTTCTCTGCCGGGGCGGTAGCCAAGACGTATAAGGTCCTTGCCGTTTACCGCAAGATGCGAAACAAGATACGGCTGTCTTTCAGCCAAAATCTGCTTATAAATCTGCATTGACGCGTCTATTCTGTTTTTCTTTTCGGGGAAATGCTCAAGATTTTTCGCCATATTGTCCGCCGTTTGCAGTATCAAAAGTTTTTCAAAAAGCACCTCACCCGTTCTTGCCATCATTCGCTTAACAGCAGGCAACGACGGCTCAACTCTTACATCATGATTTTCAACAAGTATCGAAACTTCACGAATTGTGTCGTTATCCATACGCAATCTGTGCATAAGGTCAACCGCAATTTTACAGCTTTCTCTGTGATGTCCGTAAAAATGAATTATACCGTTTTGGTCCGTACTCGAACAACACGGCTTGCCAATATCGTGCATAAGTGCCGCCCATCTCAATACCAAATCATTCGGCGTACACTTAACGGTGTGCATAATATGTTCACCGACATCATAAATATGATACTTGTTTCTCTGCGGTTCACCGAAACATCTTTCAAGTTCCGGCATTATATATTGCAGCAGTCCGCACTCGTGCAATTTCCGAATATAGTCGGGATTTTCTGAAAGAAGCATTTTATTCACTTCCTCCAAAATTCTTTCATGACTGACTTTTTTTATAAGCACCGCACATTTTTTTATTGCTTTCCATGTTTCGTCCTCAATTCTGAACGAAAGCACCGCACTGAAACGTATCGCTCTTAACATTCTAAGTGCGTCCTCTTTAAATCGTTTTTCGGGATTACCTACACATCTGATTATCTTATTTTCAATATCATGCTGACCGCCGAAATAATCAATTATACCCGTTTTCGGCAAATACATCATCGCATTTATGGTAAAATCGCGTCTTGCACAATCTTCCCTTGCATCATCGACAAAACATACACTCTGCGGATGTCTGCCGTCACTGTATTCACCGTCAGTTCTGAACGTGGTAACTTCATAACCTGTCTTGTTGTGAACAACCGTAATCGTACCGTGCTTTATACCCGTATCAATCGTACGGCGGAAAAGTTTTTTCACTTCTTCAGGTCTTGCACTCGTTGCAATGTCGTAATCATGCGGAGTTTTGCCCATAATCGTATCACGCACCGCACCGCCTGCCACAAACGCAGAAAAGCCGTCTGTTTCCAGGCGACTTAAAATATTCATAACGCTGTCAGGCAGTATAAACTCCATAATTTTCCCCTTTTTACCCCTTATTCTCTGTAAAAATTATAAATCTTATACTCGATATATGTCAATAGTTTTGTATATAATGTAAATTGAATTTAATATTCTGATTGCAATTATCTCCTATTGCTCATTTTGTTCTTTGCACATCTCGATACACTGCTTTATCACCGCATTTATTCTTTCAATCTGTGTATCTGTCAACTGTTCCATTTCTTCAATCAATATTGATGCAGGATCACGTCCTTTTATCAAATAGTCGGGAGTAGTTTCGAGAATTTCACAAAATTTTATAAAGTTTTCAAGTTTTAAAGCTTTCTTGCCGGATTCCGTTCCTGAAATCATCTGTATACTGACGTCCATTTTTTCAGCCAAATACTCCTGCGTATACCCAAGCTCAATTCTTCTCTTTTTAACTCTCTTTCCTATATCCTCAAACAATTTCTTATTCATATTACCACTCCAGATAAAATACTGTATTTTATCTTAGCGTGCCATACGCTGACAGAGGTCGAGAAATCAGTTCGGATTTTGCGAAAATGGACTCGTCGGCGTACGTGGGTACGGTAGAGTTTATTTTCACAAAAAGTGCATAGGCAGAGGTCGAGAAATTAGTTTGGATTTTGCGAAAATGAACTCGTCAGCGTACATGGGTACGGTAGAGTTTATTTTCACAAAAAGTGCACAGGCAAGCCGTATATTAAAAATAGGCTTGACTGTTTATTTATTATAGCTAAAAAATTAAAAATATTAAAATAACATTTTGCACGTTCCAGACAATTTGTCGACACTCTGCGGCAAGCCTATGCACTTTGCGGACAATTTATCGCCCTCTGAGATAAAATACTAATTGTATTTTATCAACTAATAGTTTAAATTATAATCAAGAAACAGTTTAATTTATTAAAATAACGGTTGACTAATATATTGATTTATGTTATACTCTTTTCAGTTGGTAATTATTTATCAACAAAAAACATTCAGTCATTACGCTTCCCCAATTACAGCATTTGACTGAATGTTTTTTCTTTTATGAACCGCTCTGCAAAACCGTAACGGCTTTGCAGACAATCTGTCTTTAATTACATAGTTTCTATTTCGTGAATTTTTTTAATTCTGTCGGCATGTCTGCCGCCTTGAAATTCCGCTTCAAGATAAGTGTCAACAATCATATTTGCAAGCTCTCTGCCCAAAACACGACCGCCCATACAAATAATATTTGCGTTATTATGTTCCTTTGACATTTTCGCACTGAACACATCACCGCAAAGTGCCGCTCTTATACCCTTAAACTTATTTGCCGCCATTGATATTCCTATACCTGTACCGCAGATAAGTATACCGCATTCACATTCACCGTCAAGAACAGCCTTGCATACAGGCTTTGCACAGTCGGGATAATCAACACTTGCCTCACTGTATGTTCCGAAGTCTTTAACCTCAATACCCTTTTCCTTTAAATGTTCGATTATATGTCCTTTTAGTTCAAAACCGCCGTGGTCACTGCCTATTGCTATCATTTACTTTCTCCTTTTTCTTTGTTTTCTCTTTCTTCAAGCTCTCTTTCGGCTTGAGATTTTCTTATATAATACGGTTTCATTTCAAGATACGATTGCGTTTCACCGCGTTTTGCCTTATCAAGTGCAAGTGCCGCAACCGATGACGCTCTTGAATTTAATGCATTTGCAGGCGGGAATATCGCCTTGTCACCAAGTTTTTCTTTAATGTATTCCCTATACACCTTAACACCGTCACCGACAAATATAGTATCAAGAAATTCACCGCAGCTTTCAAGGCATTCATCAATGCTGATTGCCTCAGGCTCTCCGATTTCCTTAAAACCCTCGTCCCAAATATAGCTTGCTGTAAACACATTGTCACGTCTTGCGTCCATTATCGGCACAATTATATGCTCCGCATACGGCACGTTATATGCAAGTGCCTCAAGTGTTCCGACGCTCACCACAGGTTTGCCCGTTGCGTGTGCAAGTGCCTTGACAGTTGCAACGCCTATACGAAGTCCTGTAAACGAACCCGGTCCGATAGCCGCCGCAAATATGTCAATATCCTGAACGGTCAATTCAAGCTCCGACAAAATCTGTTCTATCATTGTCATAATCTTCTGCGAATGAGTTTTTTTATGATTTAAAATATACTCACCAAGCAAAAGCTCATCTTCCATAACCGCAACAGTAGCGACATTGGACGAGGTATCTATTGCAAGAACTCTCATTTTTCTGCCTCCGTTTTTTGAATTTCGATTTTTCTGTAATTATCGTGACGACTGTAATCCTTCGATATAGTAACGTCATATCGGTTTTCGGGAAGTATGTCGTCAATAAGCTGCGGCCATTCGATAACGCTTACACCATCGCCGTAAACATATTCTTCATAGCCGATTTCATACATTTCATCACTGTCTGCTATGCGGTACACATCAAAATGATACAAAGGAAGTCTGCCGCTGTATTCATTCACAATCGTAAAAGTCGGACTTGTGATAGGCACATCAATTCCGAGTCCCTTTGCAAGTCCCTGCACGAATGCTGTTTTGCCGACACCCAAATCACCGTACATACAAAGTACGTCACCTGCCTTTAAAGTTTTTGAAAACTTCTCGGCAAATTTTTGTGTTTCTTCATAACTGTTTGACTCAAATTCCATAATTAAAATAACCCTGTTATCTTTCCGTCTGCATCAACGTCTATATTATCAGCCGCCGGCACTTTCGGAAGTCCCGGCATAACCATTATATTACCCGTTTCAACAACGATAAATCCCGCACCGTTTGAAACTCTTACGTTGCTTACCGTAATTTCAAAATTTTCAGGTCTTCCCAAAAGTTTTGCGTTGTCAGACAATGAATACTGCGTCTTTGCCATACATACAGGCTTTTTATCAAGACCGAGTTCTTCAAGTCTTGCAATCTGCTTTTGTGCTTTCGGTGTGTAATTAACACCCTTACCGCCGTAAATTTTTGTCACGATTTCATTAATCTTATCTTTGATTGACATATCGGTATCGTATGCCGGTTTAAAATCAGCTTTTTGGTTTTCGACCGCCGAAATAACCTTTTCGGCAAGGTCCAATCCGCCCTCACCGCCTTTTGCAAAGACTTCGCTAAGCGCACATTCTGCACCCAATTCGTGACATCTTTCAATGACAGTATTAAGTTCTTCTTCACTGTCCGTATCAAAACGGTTTACCGCTACAACAACCGGTACTCCGAATGACTTCATATTTTTAATATGTTTTTCAAGGTTTACGATACCTTTTTTCAAAGCGTCAACATTTTCTTCTTTAAGGTCGGTCTTTTTAACTCCGCCGTTGTATTTAAGTGCACGAACAGTCGCAACAATAACAACTGCGTCAGGACTTATTCCGGCCATACGGCACTTAATATCCATAAACTTTTCGGCACCCAAATCTGCGCCGAAACCTGCCTCTGTTATTGTATAATCAGAAAGCTTCATAGCAAGCTTCGTAGCTTGTACACTGTTACAGCCGTGTGCAATGTTTGCGAACGGACCGCCGTGAATAAAGCAAGGTGTGTATTCAAGCGTCTGAACAAGGTTAGGCTTTATAGCGTCCTTCAAAAGTGCCGCCATTGCACCCTGTGCCTTTAAATCCGAAGCCTTAACGGGCTCACCGCTGCGGTTATAACCGATTATAATTTCACCCAAACGTTTTTTCAAATCCTCCAAATCGTTTGCAAGACAAAGTATCGCCATAACCTCCGATGCAACAGTAATCATAAAACCGTCCTCACGCGGAATACCGTTCACCTTTCCGCCCATACCGACAACAACGTGACGTAAAGCTCTGTCATTCATATCGACAACACGTTTCCAAACAATGTTTGTAACATCAATATCAAGTGCGTTACCCTGATGAATGTGATTATCAATCATTGCCGAAAGCAAGTTATTTGCCGCCGTTATAGCGTGCATATCACCTGTAAAATGAAGATTTATATCTTCCATCGGTACAACCTGACTGTAACCGCCGCCTGCAGCACCGCCTTTAATTCCCATAACAGGTCCAAGTGACGGCTCACGAAGTGCCAAAACGCACTTTTTGCCCATATTGGTAAGTGCGTCGCCAAGTCCGATTGTTGTCGTTGTTTTACCTTCACCCGCCGGAGTAGGATTTATTGCCGTAACAAGAATCAGCTTTCCGTTTTCATTGTCCTTAACCTTTCCCCAAAGTTCAGAGGCAATCTTAGCCTTATACTTTCCGTAAAACTCCAAATCGTCCTCTGCTATGCCGATTGATGCGGCAACATCACGGATATGCTTCATTTTTGCATTTTGTGCAATTTCAATATCTGATAGCATATTCATATCCTCCCTTAAATTTTCTATTGTGCATTAAAATGTTAATATCTTTATAAAGTGAAATAGAGCTGAACAGTAAAATTAATCCAGCTCGAAAATATTTAATCGTTATTTAATCAGTTATTATTGAAATAACCTCTGTCCTCACGAACTTTTCTAAGTAGCAAGTCCAATCTGTGTTCAACGTCGTTAAGAACGTCATCAACATATTGGTCTGTATCAGTCTTAATTTCGATAGACTTCTGTTGTGCGGCATTAACAAGCTCATTAGCCTGTTCATATGCAGCCTTTGTAATTTCGTGTTCGTCAATAAGCTGCATTTGAGTTTCTTCGGCATTCTTCTGAATAGCCTCGGCTCTGTTTTCAGCCTCTGACAAAATTCTTTGTCTTTCTTCCTTAACCCACTTTGCTTCCTTTAGCTCGTCAGGGTATACAAGACGAATTTCCTGAATGTAGTCTAAAAGTTCACCCTTGTCAATCATAACCTTTCCGGTTAGAGGTACAGCCGATGCTTTTTCAATAGCCTCCTCCATCATATCGACAATTTCCATGATATCCATATCCATATCCATTTCGTTCAATCCTTTCATCCCTACTTATATTTTTCTTCGATTGTTTCTATTATTTCACAAGGTACAAGACCTGTCAAATCTCCATGAAATCCCGCAAGCTCCTTAACCATGCTCGAACTGATATATGAATACTTCGTATTCGTCATCATAAACATAGTTTCGTATTCGGGATTAAGAGCCTTATTCAGAAGTGCCATTTGAAATTCATATTCAAAGTCAGCTACGGTTCTCAGGCCCTTAACAATCACCGTTGCATTTTTGCTGGCAGCAAAATCAACCAATAATCCCGTAAAAGTATCCACTTCCACATTATCCAAATGTTTAGTTACCAAGCGAATCATCTCAA comes from Hominilimicola fabiformis and encodes:
- a CDS encoding polysaccharide deacetylase family protein, yielding MENKRPFKTIYTCFPQGKHKVLTMSYDDGKIFDRKLIEIFNKYGIKGTFHLNTGIMPVDEDRIQLSEVKELYKGHEVSCHTSTHPTIERCPLDQVVQQVIEDRKALEDAVGYPVRGLSYPNGSYSKDIINLLPACGIEYSRVVGSTDDFAFPDNFLEWKSTCHHGHNLMQNAERFADLHKTQYLYMMYVWGHSYEFDRDNSWDLIEGFCKFIGGRDDIWYATNIEIVDYMNAAKNLKYTAKGDRVYNPNAISVWIEVDGQHYEIKPGELKEI
- a CDS encoding DUF2161 family putative PD-(D/E)XK-type phosphodiesterase, whose product is MTEKELFPPVRDLFVKRGYKVNAEVRDCDVTATKDDEFIIIELKKNLSVTLLAQGLKRLKTGADVYIAVPKPKKYSLKKFRNTFAVIKKLELGLIFVSVRGSHSFAEIVFEPTEFKPTTRDYRKRREILTEINGRTIDTNTGGVTNTKIITAYTEQCIHIACILDMYGDLSPKRIKEISGIDRAYNILRMNVYGWFYNVKKGVYGITTEGRKGLLEYPELEKYYTELLQENTENGSPL
- a CDS encoding CCA tRNA nucleotidyltransferase, giving the protein MEFILPDSVMNILSRLETDGFSAFVAGGAVRDTIMGKTPHDYDIATSARPEEVKKLFRRTIDTGIKHGTITVVHNKTGYEVTTFRTDGEYSDGRHPQSVCFVDDAREDCARRDFTINAMMYLPKTGIIDYFGGQHDIENKIIRCVGNPEKRFKEDALRMLRAIRFSAVLSFRIEDETWKAIKKCAVLIKKVSHERILEEVNKMLLSENPDYIRKLHECGLLQYIMPELERCFGEPQRNKYHIYDVGEHIMHTVKCTPNDLVLRWAALMHDIGKPCCSSTDQNGIIHFYGHHRESCKIAVDLMHRLRMDNDTIREVSILVENHDVRVEPSLPAVKRMMARTGEVLFEKLLILQTADNMAKNLEHFPEKKNRIDASMQIYKQILAERQPYLVSHLAVNGKDLIRLGYRPGREIGDVLRKLIDEVIIDANLNNRDYLLKEARILKKSNSKNGSQR
- a CDS encoding helix-turn-helix domain-containing protein — its product is MNKKLFEDIGKRVKKRRIELGYTQEYLAEKMDVSIQMISGTESGKKALKLENFIKFCEILETTPDYLIKGRDPASILIEEMEQLTDTQIERINAVIKQCIEMCKEQNEQ
- the rpiB gene encoding ribose 5-phosphate isomerase B, with protein sequence MIAIGSDHGGFELKGHIIEHLKEKGIEVKDFGTYSEASVDYPDCAKPVCKAVLDGECECGILICGTGIGISMAANKFKGIRAALCGDVFSAKMSKEHNNANIICMGGRVLGRELANMIVDTYLEAEFQGGRHADRIKKIHEIETM
- the tsaB gene encoding tRNA (adenosine(37)-N6)-threonylcarbamoyltransferase complex dimerization subunit type 1 TsaB is translated as MRVLAIDTSSNVATVAVMEDELLLGEYILNHKKTHSQKIMTMIEQILSELELTVQDIDIFAAAIGPGSFTGLRIGVATVKALAHATGKPVVSVGTLEALAYNVPYAEHIIVPIMDARRDNVFTASYIWDEGFKEIGEPEAISIDECLESCGEFLDTIFVGDGVKVYREYIKEKLGDKAIFPPANALNSRASSVAALALDKAKRGETQSYLEMKPYYIRKSQAERELEERENKEKGESK
- the tsaE gene encoding tRNA (adenosine(37)-N6)-threonylcarbamoyltransferase complex ATPase subunit type 1 TsaE, whose translation is MEFESNSYEETQKFAEKFSKTLKAGDVLCMYGDLGVGKTAFVQGLAKGLGIDVPITSPTFTIVNEYSGRLPLYHFDVYRIADSDEMYEIGYEEYVYGDGVSVIEWPQLIDDILPENRYDVTISKDYSRHDNYRKIEIQKTEAEK
- a CDS encoding formate--tetrahydrofolate ligase; translation: MLSDIEIAQNAKMKHIRDVAASIGIAEDDLEFYGKYKAKIASELWGKVKDNENGKLILVTAINPTPAGEGKTTTTIGLGDALTNMGKKCVLALREPSLGPVMGIKGGAAGGGYSQVVPMEDINLHFTGDMHAITAANNLLSAMIDNHIHQGNALDIDVTNIVWKRVVDMNDRALRHVVVGMGGKVNGIPREDGFMITVASEVMAILCLANDLEDLKKRLGEIIIGYNRSGEPVKASDLKAQGAMAALLKDAIKPNLVQTLEYTPCFIHGGPFANIAHGCNSVQATKLAMKLSDYTITEAGFGADLGAEKFMDIKCRMAGISPDAVVIVATVRALKYNGGVKKTDLKEENVDALKKGIVNLEKHIKNMKSFGVPVVVAVNRFDTDSEEELNTVIERCHELGAECALSEVFAKGGEGGLDLAEKVISAVENQKADFKPAYDTDMSIKDKINEIVTKIYGGKGVNYTPKAQKQIARLEELGLDKKPVCMAKTQYSLSDNAKLLGRPENFEITVSNVRVSNGAGFIVVETGNIMVMPGLPKVPAADNIDVDADGKITGLF
- the coaD gene encoding pantetheine-phosphate adenylyltransferase, whose product is MRIAVYPGSFDPITNGHLDIIERASRVYEKLVVGVLSNASKTPLFSAEKRVEMIRLVTKHLDNVEVDTFTGLLVDFAASKNATVIVKGLRTVADFEYEFQMALLNKALNPEYETMFMMTNTKYSYISSSMVKELAGFHGDLTGLVPCEIIETIEEKYK